The genome window CATAACCTCAACTTCTACCGCCACCGGCTTCAGCCCGATGTGAAGCTCATGGTTATGGTAAAAGCCTTTGCCTACGGCAGCGGGTCCTACGAGGTGGCCAACCTGCTCCAGTTCCACCGCGCCGACTACCTGGCCGTGGCCTACACCGACGAAGGCGTAGAGCTGCGCCAGCATGGAATCAGTCTGCCAGTGATGGTGATGAACCCCTCGCCCGATGCCTTCCAGAAGCTGCGTCAGTACCACCTAGAGCCCGAAATCTACTCCTTTGAGCGCTTGCACGACTACTTAGCGGCTGCCCGGGAGCAGGCCCTGCCCGCCATTCACCTCAAACTCGATACCGGGATGCGCCGCCTGGGCTTTGCCGAAGAAGACGTGCCTCAGCTTTGCCAGCTGCTGCGCGACAATGCCGCCCACCTGCGCGTGGCCAGCGCCCTGACCCACCTGGCCGGCGCCGACGAAGCTCAGCACAACGATTTTTCCCGGCATCAGCTAGCGGCCTTCCAGCGCATGGTGCCCCAGCTGGAAGCGACTCTGGGTTACCCCATTCTGCAACACGCCCTGAATTCGGCCGGCATTGTGCGCTTTCCGGAGGCCCAGCACAGCATGGTTCGGCTGGGCATTGGGTTGTACGGGGTTGAAGCCAGCGGCCAGGAGCCGGATGCGCTGCGGCCCGTCAGCACGTTGCGCACCACGGTTTCCCAAATCAAAACCCTGCCCGCCGGCGCTACCGTCGGGTACGGCCGGCGTGGCCAGGCCGCTGACTACGAACGGCGCATTGCTACCCTGGCCATTGGCTACGCCGATGGCTACGACCGGCGCTTTGGCAACGGGGTAGGCGAGGTAGTAATTCGGGGTCGGCGCGCCCCCCTGATCGGCAACGTGTGCATGGACATGTGCATGGTGGATGTAACTGCTATTGCCGAGGCCCAAGCCGGCGACCCGGCAGTTATTTTCGGGGAGGAGCTACCCCTGACGGAACTGGCGACCCGCATTGGCACCATCCCGTACGAGTTGCTTACCAACGTGAGCGAGCGGGTCAAGCGCGTATTTGTAACCGAGTAATGGCCGCTAGCCTAACATTACCCATCTTTCCCCGTAGTTTGACCGATACACAACCACTCCCCCTATTTATGAAAAAGCACCTGCTCTCTCTGCTAGCAGCGACTACGCTGCTCGCCTCCTGCTCTGACCTGAAAAAGCCCGAGGAAAAAGACCAGCCCCAAGAAGCTACCGCCGATACCGCCGTGGTATACCGCGACGGCCAGACGGCCGGTGATGCCGCTGCCACCGCAGCTGGCTCTGTCGACAACGCCGCTGACAAAGCAGGCAACGCCGTAAGCAACGCCTGGGATATGACGAAAGCCAAGCTGGCGGACGTGAAGCTGGAAGAAATTGACCTGCCGGAAGTTAGCGTCCGCGGCGACGACCAGTACAACGTGTACGCCCTGGAAGAAAAAGTACTGTTTGATACGGACAAAGCCACCATCAAGCCTACCGCTACCCGGGCCCTGTCCGAAATCAGCGCCTCTATTGCCCGTCGCCACCGTGGCAAGGACATTCAGGTAATGGGCTTCGCTGATTCGCGCGGCGACAAAAACTACAACCGCGAGCTAAGCGCCCAGCGCGCCGCCGCCGTACGCGACTGGCTCGTGAAAAACGGCCAAGTAGCCGCCGACAAAGTAAGCCTCGAGCCCATGGGCGAAGCTGCTCCCGTTGCTAGCAACGCTACCGCCGCCGGCCGTCAGGAAAACCGCCGGGTAGAAATTGCAGTGCGCAAATAAGCTCACGGATTTCCACAGAGAAAAGCGGATTGGGCGGATTCTATAATCGTCCCCAATACGATTCGGTAGACCCAAATAATGTTGAAATAAAAAAGGCTTGCCATCTGGCAAGCCTTTTTTATTGACGATAAAGAGCGTTGGCTACGAAATCCAACCGATCCGCTTTTCTCCGTGGAAATCTGTGATTAGTCTTTGATCTGGTCAACCTCGGCCCGGATCATGGCGTTGTAG of Hymenobacter sublimis contains these proteins:
- a CDS encoding OmpA family protein — translated: MKKHLLSLLAATTLLASCSDLKKPEEKDQPQEATADTAVVYRDGQTAGDAAATAAGSVDNAADKAGNAVSNAWDMTKAKLADVKLEEIDLPEVSVRGDDQYNVYALEEKVLFDTDKATIKPTATRALSEISASIARRHRGKDIQVMGFADSRGDKNYNRELSAQRAAAVRDWLVKNGQVAADKVSLEPMGEAAPVASNATAAGRQENRRVEIAVRK